One genomic region from Rosa rugosa chromosome 1, drRosRugo1.1, whole genome shotgun sequence encodes:
- the LOC133724716 gene encoding lycopene beta cyclase, chloroplastic — protein sequence MDTLLKTHNKLEFLHPLHGFSEKVSNWNSSRQELRCGLRKSYRTGRVKASSSALLELVPETKKENLEFELPLYDPSKGLVVDLAVVGGGPAGLAVAQQVSEAGLSVCSIDPSPKLIWPNNYGVWVDEFEAMDLLDCLDTTWSGAVVFIDEQSKKDLDRPYGRVNRKQLKSKMLQKCISNGVKFHQAKVSNVIHEEEKSLLICNDGVTIQASVVLDATGFSRCLVQYDKPYNPGYQLAYGILAEVEEHPFDVDKMVFMDWRDSHLKNSPELKERNSKIPTFLYAMPFSSNRIFLEETSLVARPGLPMKDIQERMVARLRHLGIKVKSIEEDEHCVIPMGGPLPVLPQRVVGIGGTAGMVHPSTGYMVARTLAAAPIVANAIVQYLGSDRSLSGNELSAEVWKDLWPIQRRRQREFFCFGMSILLKLDLNATRRFFNAFFDLEPRYWHGFLSSRLFLPDLVFFGLSLFSHASNASRLEIMGKGTIPLVKMINNLIQDRD from the coding sequence ATGGATACATTACTCAAAACACATAACAAGCTCGAGTTTCTGCACCCACTTCATGGGTTTTCAGAGAAAGTGAGTAATTGGAACTCTTCGAGGCAGGAGCTTCGATGTGGTCTCAGGAAGTCCTATAGAACTGGTCGTGTTAAGGCTAGTAGTAGTGCCCTTCTGGAGCTTGTGCCTGAAACCAAGAAGGAGAATCTCGAGTTTGAGCTTCCCTTGTACGACCCATCAAAGGGTCTTGTGGTGGACCTTGCAGTCGTGGGAGGCGGCCCTGCAGGGCTTGCGGTGGCACAGCAAGTCTCCGAGGCAGGGCTATCTGTTTGCTCGATTGATCCCTCTCCCAAGTTAATCTGGCCCAACAACTATGGTGTTTGGGTGGATGAGTTTGAGGCCATGGATTTGCTTGATTGCCTTGACACTACCTGGTCTGGTGCTGTTGTGTTCATAGATGAACAATCAAAGAAGGATCTTGATAGGCCATATGGGAGGGTTAATAGGAAGCAGCTCAAGTCCAAAATGCTGCAGAAATGCATTTCAAATGGTGTCAAGTTTCATCAAGCTAAAGTCAGTAATGTTATTCACGAGGAGGAAAAATCACTCTTGATTTGCAACGATGGCGTCACAATTCAAGCTTCTGTGGTTCTTGATGCAACAGGTTTTTCAAGATGCCTTGTGCAATATGATAAGCCTTACAACCCAGGTTACCAACTGGCGTATGGGATTTTGGCAGAGGTCGAAGAACATCCATTTGATGTGGATAAGATGGTTTTCATGGATTGGAGAGATTCACATTTGAAGAATAGTCCTGAACTGAAAGAGAGAAATAGTAAGATCCCTACTTTTCTATATGCAATGCCTTTTTCATCCAACAGGATATTTCTTGAAGAAACCTCTCTAGTTGCTCGGCCTGGACTACCCATGAAAGATATCCAGGAAAGGATGGTTGCTAGATTGAGGCACCTAGGCATAAAAGTTAAGAGCATTGAAGAGGATGAGCATTGTGTCATTCCGATGGGCGGGCCCCTTCCGGTGCTCCCTCAAAGAGTTGTTGGAATTGGCGGTACAGCTGGGATGGTGCACCCTTCAACAGGATATATGGTTGCGAGGACTCTGGCAGCAGCTCCTATTGTTGCAAATGCCATAGTTCAGTACCTTGGTTCTGATAGAAGTCTTTCAGGAAATGAACTGTCAGCAGAAGTTTGGAAAGATTTATGGCCCATACAAAGGAGGAGACAAAGGGAGTTCTTCTGTTTCGGCATGTCCATTCTGCTCAAGCTGGATTTGAATGCCACAAGAAGGTTTTTCAATGCATTTTTTGATCTAGAACCTCGTTATTGGCATGGATTCTTGTCATCTCGACTGTTTCTTCCCGATCTTGTATTTTTCGGGCTTTCACTGTTTTCTCATGCTTCAAATGCTAGTAGATTAGAAATAATGGGAAAGGGAACTATTCCTTTGGTAAAGATGATCAACAACTTGATACAGGATAGAGATTAG